A segment of the Desulfitobacterium dehalogenans ATCC 51507 genome:
CATTCTGTAAGGCCGATGTGGTTCTGCCCAAGGAAAAGACCGGGGCAGCCACCTATCTGGCCACCCTGGCTTATGGGGTAGGGTTTGCAAAGGCGAAACGGATTGTCGATAGGCTAGGGGACGATGCCCTTAACCGAATCATTGAGGCCCCGGCTTTACTGGATCAGTTCCACTTTCTTTCTCCCCAGCAGCGGGAAGAGATTCAGGAAGGATTGCTTAAAAACACCAGGCTTGCGGAGCTGGCAGCCCTCATATGCAAAGAAGGTGTCGGCATTGGCACGGCAACAAGAATTTTCAACACCTACGGCCAGGCCAGTGTGTCTATCGTTAAAGAAAATCCCTATGTGTTGGCTGATGAGGTGTACGGCATCGGCTTCAAGGTAGCCGACAGGATCGGGATGGGGTTGAGCATCGCTCCGGATTCGCCATATCGGGTAGAATCGGCCTATATGTACGCTCTCCGGGAAGCCGGCAATGATGGCCATGTCTATCTGACCCCAAAGGATACCATCGTTGCCCTGGATGGGTTGCTGGGTAAACAGTCCATGGTGGGAGTGAGCAACATCAAAGATGCTTACGCTGAGCTTGAGCAGCGGGGGCTGGTTTGCCGGGAAGGAGACGCTATTTATGTAGCCTCCATGTTGGCCGAGGAAAAGCAGCTGGCCCGAGATATTGTCCGGCTGGCTCAGATGGACGGGAAATATTTGTCCACGGATACCGAGCAAAAGCTGGAGGAAGTCACTGAAGCCATGCAGGCAGAATTCGGCGTTATCTATGCCCCGGAGCAGAAAGAGGCCATCAAGAAGAGCTTTTATAAATCATTGTCAGTAGTGACAGGTGGCCCGGGAACCGGGAAGACGACTGTCATTAAAGGCATCATTGAGGCTTATCGGAAAATAGCCAGAAGCAACCTGATTATGCTAGCGGCACCGACGGGCCGGGCGGCGAAGAGGATGACGGAGGCCACCGGATGCGATGCCTCTACCATCCACCGACTGCTCAAATTCAACCCTATGATCAATGGGTTTGAGCACGATGCGGATAACCAACTTCCTGCCGGTCTGTTGATTGTGGATGAATACTCCATGAGTGACTTACACCTAGCTAAGTGCCTCTTTGAGGCAGTACCAAGTGACATGTTGATGGTCATCGTTGGTGACGTGGATCAGCTCCCCAGCGTCGGGCCGGGAAAAGTACTGGAGGACATTATTGAATCCCGTCAGGTCATCACAACCCGGCTAAAGTTCAACTACCGGCAAGCCTCCGGTAGCCGCATTGCCCTTGAGGCATCCCGGGTGGTTGAGTTCGGAGAATGCCGCCTTTACCAGGATGAAAAGGATTGGAAGACTATCCTTGAAGATGAGCCGGAAAAGGCTGTCACAAGAATCAAGGCCGAAGTAAGGGCGGCTCTGGCCCAGGGGTTGGGGATCATGGATTTTCAAGTGCTGGCCCCCATGAAAAAGGGGCTTGTTGGGGTAGATAACCTGAATGAAGTGATTCGGGAAATTGTGAATCCACCCGACGTATTGAAGCCGGAAAAGAAGACTGGTAAAGATAAATTCTTCCGTCTTGGTGACAAGATCATGGTGATCCGCAATAACTACAAGCTGGGAGTGTTTAACGGAGATATCGGGGTGATTCAGGGAATTGATTCCAGTAGTATTGCTGTCGACTTTGAAGGGGAAATGGTTACGTTTAGCGAGGACAACATCAACGACCTAACCCTGGCCTATGCAAGCACAATCCACAAAAGCCAGGGGTCAGAGTTCCCTCTCGTGATCATGATTATTATGCGGAGTCACTACATCATGCTGCAGAAAAATCTATTTTACACTGGCTTTACCCGGGCTAAGCAGCGCTTGGTGCTGGTGTGCCAGGAGAGTGCCGTGAAGCGGTGCCTGGACAATGCCGAGAAAAAAGAACGGCACACGCTCTTACGGGATAGGATCATAGCCTATGCAGGCGCCAGCCAATCAGCTTAATTTCGATATAGCAGGGCCGGTTTACCTCCTCTCCGGCCCTGCCCCCACAAACAAGGCGGTGATAGCTTGAGCTTAGAAAACATCATTAGTCGGCTGGATAATGCAGCATTTTTTAAGGAACACGGCTTTGTAGCCAAAAAGAATACCGGTCGTAGAGCCGAAGGAATCTGTCCTTTTTGTGGCGAGGCTAAGTTTAACTTGAACTTAGAAAAAGGACTGTGGCAATGTTTCGGATGTCATAAAAGCGGAAACCAAATCACCTTTTATGCGCAAAAAAACAATGTAAGCAATAGAGAAGCCGTTAAGGCCATTAAACGCTATCTGGGCGTGGAGGATGACCTTCCACCCAGGAAAAAGCGTAGAAGTGGCGTGTCCGGCGCTCAATCCGGTCAGAGTGAAGAGGCTGCCGGGCAGGGAATTAGCCCAGCTGGCAGCACAGAGGATGGACGTCCAGACATAGACGGACCATCAGAGATAAATGAGCAATATCCACATAAGGAAGCGGCTCCCGATGAGGTTGAGCAGAAACACCCTTATGAACGGCTCATTGAGCTGGCCTCTCTCACCCCTGCGGACAGAGAGAGTCTTAAGAAGAAGCGTGGATTCACGGATGAAATGATTGAGGAGTTTAAGTTCCGAAGTGGCGGTGGTTATCTCAGGGAGATTGTCGGGAAGCTCCAGGGGGAGTATTCAGGGGACAGGCTCCTTGAAGTGGGTATACTTCGCAACGTGAACGGAACATTGCTTCCGGAGAAGCAACTTCTTGAGGACAGGATTCTGATTCCTTATCTTGATGAAGAGGGTCATGTGTATCACCTCAGGCCACATAAGCTAGGGTTTTCTAATATCCCAGCTCAGCCCTACAGCAGGTACCTATTGAGACACCATCCCAAAAAGATTGTCCTTACCGAGGGCGAATTTAAGGCGGCTGCACTTACGGCCTGGGAGATCGCGGGCATTGGTGGTCCGGGAACGAGCTCCTTCGGTGACAAGAATTTAGACCGCTTGGTTTTTCTCCTGCAGGAGTTTGATGTTAAGGAAGTTTGCGTTATCTATGACTCCGAAGAGAAAGGGGACCCATCACTTCCTAATTTCAAAGAGCAGCTAAATAAGCGCTATGACACGCAATACTGGTCCTACATCATGGCCTATAAGCTTCATCAAGCCGGGTTTAAAACCACTGTGGGCTGGTTGCCAGCTGAGTGGCGCATAGACGGAAAGATTGATTTCGACGGAGCTTTAGCCCAGGGCCGGACGGCTGCGGAAATCAGGAAAGTCATTAAGGAGGCGAAGGGATATAAGGAGTTCCTTGCCACCATGGACGAAGACGGCCAGCGTGTTATCAAAAGGAAGATTGCTAAACACTTTTCCAAGAAAAATGTAAAAAGGGAGTTCAACAAATATATGGTCACCGTTCCAGGGGTCAATGGGCAAGAGTATGACAAGGAAATTAGCAACTTTGTTATCAATATCAAGTCGAACTTCTTTACCCAGGATAGTGTGATCCGGAATGTTCAGTTAGTGAATACCTATGGTGAAGTGTCGGATGTCTTTCCGATTGAATCCAGTGCCATGGCTGCAGCAGACGCTTTTAAGAAATTCGTGTTAAGTAAGGGAAATTATATCTTCAAGGGCAACGGTACGGACCTCACTAACATCTGGGAGTATGAGTTTCTCAATAATGATGGTGAGCTGATCTATATGCCGGAGCAAATTGGTTGGATTGATGCCCATAAGGTATGGCTCTTTGGCAACATGGCCATCAAGGATGGGAAGATTTATCGACCGGACAATGACGGAATCATTTGGGTAGAGGGTAAAGGTTTTAAGCCCCAGAGCTTTAGCGTTGCGTCTGATTCCCGCGTGTCTGAAAATGCAATCCCTCATCTTTGCGAAAAGGAAATCAATATTTGTGATGTGGCTGAGCGCATGAAACACTCTGTCGGCGGGTACGAGGCGTACATTGCAATAGGCTGGGTGATAGCCACGATATTTAGCCGGGACATTTTTGCTAAGTATAAGTGTATGCCGATACTCTTCCCTCACGGTAAGAGGGAGTCAGGGAAGACGACATTTATGCGCTGGATAATGGGCTTCTTTGGTATCGAGACCGAAGGAATCAGCGTCGGGAAAACAACGACTGCCAACTTCATTGCACGTGCTCTGTCCTATTGGAGCAGCTTAGGAGTTTGGTTTGATGAGTACCGTAATGAGTCAGGCGTTATAGAAAAGGATGGGTTGTTCCGTTCAGCATACAACCGGCAAGTGTCCGGAAAAGGGACAGCCACAGCGTTTCAAAGCAAGGGATTTTCTGTCCACTCCGTAATCTCCATATCCGGGGAAGAGCTACCCAAAGACAATGGCCTGTTTACACGATGCATTCCCCTGCAGATTAGTTCCTATAAGCGACAACGGGAGTTCTATGAATCGATTAACCGATCAAGTGAATATTTCAGTTACCTTACATTTAGCCTCATCAGAGATTATGACTTATACAAGGATAGAATCATGGCCAACATTGCTGATTTAAAGAGCACCCTGGTTTCCAGGGGAATTACCGACAGGACTGCCGAGAACTGGGCCATTTGCGCAGCTGCTTTTGATTCAGTGGTCATGGAGGATGCGGGGTTTATTAAGTGGGTTGAGCAGAGCTGTCAGGAAATAAAACGTACCGGTGAAGAAGACCATATGCTCAATCAGTTTTGGTTGGATACCAATACCATGATTAGTTCCCATGAGGTAGGGCTAAAGCATATGAAAGTGGAGGACAACAAGCTTTATGTATGGCTGCAGGGGGTTTACAGCGAATGGAGTGTCTACTATCGCAAGCGGACAGGCCGAGAGCCTTTTGACTTGCAGTCGATCATGAAGTACCTCCGAGAAGAACCCTACTGCTTGGATAGCTCTTACCGATGCTTTATCGGCAAAGTCCGAAGACGAGCTGCTGTTATTGACTTGTCTCAGGCCAATGAAATTATTCAGGAAATCGCGGACTCGTTAGATGAACTGGGGCACAACCATGACTCAGGGGATGAAGAATATTAAGCTTGGGTCAGTCCAAAAAAGAGTATAGAGTTGTGAAAGGTGTTGCAATGTGGACAGGGTGGACAGGGGGTGGACAGCAGGAAAAAATTAGGTGTCCACTACTCAAACCCTGTGATACCAAGGATTTCAGGGCAGAGGTGGACAGGTGGACAGCTAAAACCCAACTCTCAGCAAATTTGGCCTTGAGTACCGTGACAAAGTTTATGGGTGTGGAAAAATTGATATTACTAAAAATCGCCAAACTGCTGTCCACCTGTCCACTACCATCGCCGAAGCGTTACGCCGCAAGGGTTTGTGAGGTGGACACCTAAAAATTACCACCTGTCCACCTGCTGTCCACCCTGTCCACCTAGAAAGGGGAAGTGCTGTGTGAGTAAATATATGGAAATGATTGAATCCGAAGGACAGTCATCCAAGATAGCTTCGATTTCATTCACTTCCCCGGAAGATGACTTTGAAGAGGCAAAAAGGATCTATGGTTCCATAGACCCTAGAAAAGATATGTCCGTCGATCACCAGTACTGGGAAGATATCCTATGGAATGCCTGGCATTTCACGAAGCCGCTTTATTATATCTTGCATGGAATAAGGTGCGGCGGCGGTGGATTGACGTTAACCAAAAATAGCTTCCGGCTACTACCGGGGGAATGGGCAGAGCAAGAATGGGATGAGATTAAGCAAAAGTATCTTGACCCGATGAGGGATAAGCTTGTATCGATTTTGAAGTTGACCCGTGCCGGCAAGGTCACGGAAGAACAGCTGCCCGATGGGTTGTTTGAACAGGTAAGGCAGGGGACGGAGCAAGATAATAGGACGGGCGCGATGCCGGCGCCAATAAAAGAAGAACAAGGGAGGCTGTTTAGGTGAGCTATGGGAAAGCAGAGAAATTGGACCAAGGAAGAACTGGATTACCTTCAGGATAACTGGGGAGCTGTATCTGTTGAAACAATCGCTGCCCGCTTAAACAGGAGCATTGAGGCCATAAAAATCAAGAAAGATAGATTGGGCTTGGGCGCGTTTCTGGATAGCGGCGAATACGTGACATTTAATCAGCTGCTAAAGGCACTTGGGATTACTGGTGGATCTGGATACCTTATGACATCCTGGGTTAAAAACAGGGGCTTTCCTATCAAATATAAAAAAGTCCTTAAAAACAAGTTTAAAGTAGTCTATCTTAAAGACTTTTGGAAATGGGCCGAAAAGAACCGATCTATGATCAATTGGTCAAAAGTTGAAATCGGCATTTTAGGTGAAGAGCCTCCGTGGGTACTGACACAGCGGAGAACAGATTTTCAGTCCTGTGTCAAAATAAAAACTACGCCCTGGACCAAGGGTGAGGATAAGCATCTCCATGACCTCCTGAAGCAATTTAAGTATAACTACAAAGAATTATCCACAAAGCTTCAGCGTTCTGAAGGAGCTATCCAACGCCGAATCAATGATCTTGCTCTAAAAGAACGGCCTATAAAGGCTGACAATCAGATCAAATGGACTGAAGATGAGTACATCCAGCTGGGTGAAATGATCAAGCAAAGATTGAGCTATGAGGATATGTCTGATCGACTTGGAAAATCAGCAAAGGCCATCAGGGGCAAGGTTTACACCATGTATCTTTCCGAAAATCTGGATAAGGTGGCTTCAATCATCGGCAAAGGAAAATGGGGGGATAACAGGCCGGACAGGAAGATCACCCTTCATAATTGCCTGACTTCAGAGGAAAGAGCGCAGGTTAAGTCCGGATTGACTAAAATTGCAGTCATTCTTAGGGAGCAGATCTGCAAACATTACGAGGGCAGTGAGTACTGGCAGAGGGGACTTTGCGAAAACTGGGATGATCGCTGTTTGGCTGGAAAGTC
Coding sequences within it:
- the recD2 gene encoding SF1B family DNA helicase RecD2, which gives rise to MATATAARMKKGKETVKPVATLAGKIISVRFHNPQNGYSVISIEPKDMVETGMVSCSAVGNLAAVRVGDEYEFAGEWKEHPQYGRQFAFCKADVVLPKEKTGAATYLATLAYGVGFAKAKRIVDRLGDDALNRIIEAPALLDQFHFLSPQQREEIQEGLLKNTRLAELAALICKEGVGIGTATRIFNTYGQASVSIVKENPYVLADEVYGIGFKVADRIGMGLSIAPDSPYRVESAYMYALREAGNDGHVYLTPKDTIVALDGLLGKQSMVGVSNIKDAYAELEQRGLVCREGDAIYVASMLAEEKQLARDIVRLAQMDGKYLSTDTEQKLEEVTEAMQAEFGVIYAPEQKEAIKKSFYKSLSVVTGGPGTGKTTVIKGIIEAYRKIARSNLIMLAAPTGRAAKRMTEATGCDASTIHRLLKFNPMINGFEHDADNQLPAGLLIVDEYSMSDLHLAKCLFEAVPSDMLMVIVGDVDQLPSVGPGKVLEDIIESRQVITTRLKFNYRQASGSRIALEASRVVEFGECRLYQDEKDWKTILEDEPEKAVTRIKAEVRAALAQGLGIMDFQVLAPMKKGLVGVDNLNEVIREIVNPPDVLKPEKKTGKDKFFRLGDKIMVIRNNYKLGVFNGDIGVIQGIDSSSIAVDFEGEMVTFSEDNINDLTLAYASTIHKSQGSEFPLVIMIIMRSHYIMLQKNLFYTGFTRAKQRLVLVCQESAVKRCLDNAEKKERHTLLRDRIIAYAGASQSA
- a CDS encoding CHC2 zinc finger domain-containing protein — protein: MSLENIISRLDNAAFFKEHGFVAKKNTGRRAEGICPFCGEAKFNLNLEKGLWQCFGCHKSGNQITFYAQKNNVSNREAVKAIKRYLGVEDDLPPRKKRRSGVSGAQSGQSEEAAGQGISPAGSTEDGRPDIDGPSEINEQYPHKEAAPDEVEQKHPYERLIELASLTPADRESLKKKRGFTDEMIEEFKFRSGGGYLREIVGKLQGEYSGDRLLEVGILRNVNGTLLPEKQLLEDRILIPYLDEEGHVYHLRPHKLGFSNIPAQPYSRYLLRHHPKKIVLTEGEFKAAALTAWEIAGIGGPGTSSFGDKNLDRLVFLLQEFDVKEVCVIYDSEEKGDPSLPNFKEQLNKRYDTQYWSYIMAYKLHQAGFKTTVGWLPAEWRIDGKIDFDGALAQGRTAAEIRKVIKEAKGYKEFLATMDEDGQRVIKRKIAKHFSKKNVKREFNKYMVTVPGVNGQEYDKEISNFVINIKSNFFTQDSVIRNVQLVNTYGEVSDVFPIESSAMAAADAFKKFVLSKGNYIFKGNGTDLTNIWEYEFLNNDGELIYMPEQIGWIDAHKVWLFGNMAIKDGKIYRPDNDGIIWVEGKGFKPQSFSVASDSRVSENAIPHLCEKEINICDVAERMKHSVGGYEAYIAIGWVIATIFSRDIFAKYKCMPILFPHGKRESGKTTFMRWIMGFFGIETEGISVGKTTTANFIARALSYWSSLGVWFDEYRNESGVIEKDGLFRSAYNRQVSGKGTATAFQSKGFSVHSVISISGEELPKDNGLFTRCIPLQISSYKRQREFYESINRSSEYFSYLTFSLIRDYDLYKDRIMANIADLKSTLVSRGITDRTAENWAICAAAFDSVVMEDAGFIKWVEQSCQEIKRTGEEDHMLNQFWLDTNTMISSHEVGLKHMKVEDNKLYVWLQGVYSEWSVYYRKRTGREPFDLQSIMKYLREEPYCLDSSYRCFIGKVRRRAAVIDLSQANEIIQEIADSLDELGHNHDSGDEEY